One region of Clavibacter michiganensis subsp. tessellarius genomic DNA includes:
- a CDS encoding bifunctional o-acetylhomoserine/o-acetylserine sulfhydrylase: MSDHDEDRAAGWRFETQQIHAGAAPDPVTHARATPIYQTTSYVFDDSQHAQDLFALAQPGNIYTRIMNPTQAVVEERVAALEGGTAALLVASGQSASTFAVLNIAEAGDHIVSSSSIYGGTYNLFKYTLAKLGIETTFVEDQDDPEAWARAVRPNTKLFFAETIGNPRINILDIRSVADRAHAAGVPLIVDNTIATPYLIRPFEHGADVVVHSATKFLGGHGTVIGGLVVDGGRFPWSEHAERFPGLTTPDASYHGVTYADAVGDGVAYVTKARVQLLRDLGASIAPASAWQLIQGIETLSLRIERHVQNAQAVAEWLDAHEDVAAVYYSGLPSSPWRAAADRYAPRGVGAVLSFELKGGVDAGRALVDSLQLFSHLANIGDVRSLVIHPASTTHAQLTPEQQLTAGVTPGLVRLSVGLESIDDILDDLGSGLRAARAVKDAAVGSASAGQGAHGA, from the coding sequence ATGAGCGACCACGACGAGGACCGAGCGGCCGGCTGGCGCTTCGAGACGCAGCAGATCCACGCGGGAGCGGCGCCGGACCCGGTCACGCACGCGCGCGCCACGCCCATCTACCAGACCACCTCCTACGTGTTCGACGACTCCCAGCACGCGCAGGACCTCTTCGCCCTGGCGCAGCCCGGGAACATCTACACGCGCATCATGAACCCGACGCAGGCCGTGGTGGAGGAGCGCGTCGCGGCCCTGGAGGGCGGCACGGCGGCGCTGCTGGTGGCGTCGGGCCAGTCGGCGTCGACCTTCGCGGTGCTCAACATCGCCGAGGCGGGCGACCACATCGTCTCGAGCTCCTCCATCTACGGCGGCACCTACAACCTCTTCAAGTACACGCTGGCGAAGCTCGGCATCGAGACGACCTTCGTCGAGGACCAGGACGACCCCGAGGCCTGGGCGCGGGCGGTGCGGCCGAACACGAAGCTCTTCTTCGCGGAGACCATCGGGAACCCGCGCATCAACATCCTCGACATCCGCAGCGTCGCCGACCGGGCGCACGCGGCCGGCGTCCCGCTCATCGTGGACAACACGATCGCCACGCCGTACCTCATCCGCCCGTTCGAGCACGGGGCCGACGTCGTCGTGCACTCGGCCACCAAGTTCCTGGGCGGCCACGGCACGGTGATCGGCGGGCTCGTCGTCGACGGCGGGCGCTTCCCCTGGTCCGAGCACGCGGAGCGCTTCCCCGGCCTCACCACGCCCGACGCGTCGTACCACGGCGTCACGTACGCGGACGCGGTGGGCGACGGCGTCGCCTACGTCACCAAGGCGCGCGTGCAGCTGCTGCGCGACCTGGGCGCGTCGATCGCGCCGGCGAGCGCCTGGCAGCTCATCCAGGGCATCGAGACGCTGAGCCTCCGGATCGAGCGGCACGTGCAGAACGCGCAGGCCGTGGCCGAGTGGCTCGACGCGCACGAGGACGTGGCGGCCGTCTACTACTCCGGCCTGCCGTCGAGCCCATGGCGGGCCGCGGCCGACCGCTACGCGCCGCGCGGCGTCGGCGCCGTGCTGTCGTTCGAGCTCAAGGGCGGCGTGGACGCCGGCCGCGCGCTCGTCGACTCGCTGCAGCTGTTCAGCCACCTGGCGAACATCGGCGACGTCCGGAGCCTCGTGATCCACCCCGCGTCGACCACGCACGCGCAGCTGACGCCCGAGCAGCAGCTCACCGCGGGCGTCACGCCCGGGCTCGTGCGGCTGTCCGTCGGCCTCGAGAGCATCGACGACATCCTCGACGACCTCGGGAGCGGCCTGCGGGCGGCGAGGGCGGTCAAGGACGCGGCCGTCGGCTCGGCGTCCGCGGGCCAGGGGGCGCACGGGGCGTAA
- a CDS encoding PP2C family protein-serine/threonine phosphatase: MTDARSIAIGGRRIDVSWAARTDVGSVRAVNEDGLLADPPVWLVADGMGGHAFGDRASATLVETFGGLTGDQPVTRDLIVEAVDASNEAIGDLITGDDPPGTVAGTTLAGIALVRAEDGEPLWMVFNVGDSRVYAWIDGRLQQVTVDHSAVQELVDQGRMTRAEAERSPVRNLITRAVGSHDEVAADEWLLPVSAHQVFLICSDGLTKELDDDAIDAVLRLAHEDGGGVDRAADALVAQALASGGRDNVTVVVIEAASDEQPSDDGSAGAPSPEE, translated from the coding sequence GTGACCGACGCCCGCAGCATCGCGATCGGCGGGAGGCGCATCGACGTCTCGTGGGCCGCCCGCACCGACGTGGGCAGCGTCCGCGCCGTGAACGAGGACGGGCTCCTGGCGGATCCGCCGGTGTGGCTCGTGGCCGACGGCATGGGCGGGCACGCGTTCGGCGACCGCGCGAGCGCCACGCTGGTCGAGACCTTCGGCGGGCTGACGGGCGACCAGCCCGTGACGCGCGACCTCATCGTGGAGGCGGTCGACGCGTCGAACGAGGCGATCGGCGACCTCATCACGGGCGACGACCCGCCCGGCACGGTGGCCGGCACCACGCTCGCCGGCATCGCGCTCGTGCGGGCCGAGGACGGCGAGCCCCTCTGGATGGTCTTCAACGTCGGGGACTCGCGCGTCTACGCGTGGATCGACGGGCGGCTGCAGCAGGTCACGGTCGACCACTCGGCCGTGCAGGAGCTCGTCGACCAGGGGCGCATGACGCGCGCGGAGGCCGAGCGCAGCCCGGTGCGGAACCTCATCACGCGGGCCGTCGGCTCGCACGACGAGGTGGCCGCGGACGAGTGGCTGCTGCCCGTCTCCGCCCACCAGGTCTTCCTCATCTGCTCCGACGGCCTCACCAAGGAGCTCGACGACGACGCCATCGACGCGGTCCTGCGCCTGGCCCACGAGGACGGCGGCGGCGTCGACCGCGCCGCGGACGCCCTGGTCGCCCAGGCCCTCGCGTCCGGCGGCCGGGACAACGTCACGGTCGTCGTGATCGAGGCGGCCTCCGACGAGCAGCCGTCCGACGACGGGTCCGCGGGCGCGCCGTCACCCGAGGAATAG
- a CDS encoding TetR/AcrR family transcriptional regulator — MAVLANELDPRDRVADDAAPRRRGPRTSGDARASIIDAARMLFIESGADRVSARRIAATAGVDPSLVRYYFGSLEALLEEALRPSEDLVAPYLRLRELPVEERGAALVDAALHTWEHPVGSTIMRWVTVSSDHDSGAYRRFVEAAPQHWTNALPEGTPPEEADIRNSLVGAALGGIAITRYIWRSEPIASMSREMVVALHGPVVQGFLTGPLPDLPAADAAKPAA, encoded by the coding sequence ATGGCCGTACTGGCGAACGAGCTCGATCCCCGCGACCGCGTCGCCGACGACGCCGCCCCGAGGCGACGGGGGCCCCGCACCTCCGGCGACGCGCGCGCGAGCATCATCGACGCGGCCCGCATGCTGTTCATCGAGTCCGGCGCCGACCGGGTGAGCGCCCGGCGCATCGCCGCGACGGCCGGAGTCGACCCGAGCCTCGTCCGCTACTACTTCGGCTCGCTGGAGGCGCTCCTCGAGGAGGCGCTGCGCCCCTCGGAGGACCTGGTCGCCCCGTACCTGCGCCTCCGCGAGCTGCCCGTCGAGGAGCGCGGCGCCGCCCTCGTCGACGCGGCGCTGCACACGTGGGAGCATCCGGTGGGGTCCACCATCATGCGCTGGGTCACCGTCTCGTCGGACCACGACAGCGGCGCGTACCGCCGCTTCGTCGAGGCCGCTCCGCAGCACTGGACCAACGCGCTGCCCGAGGGCACGCCCCCCGAGGAGGCGGACATCCGCAACTCCCTCGTCGGCGCCGCGCTCGGCGGCATCGCCATCACGCGCTACATCTGGCGCAGCGAGCCCATCGCGAGCATGTCGCGCGAGATGGTCGTCGCGCTCCACGGTCCCGTCGTGCAGGGCTTCCTCACCGGCCCGCTGCCCGATCTGCCGGCCGCGGACGCCGCGAAGCCCGCGGCCTGA
- a CDS encoding LuxR C-terminal-related transcriptional regulator yields MLLGALTEWIRNAASDIEMVAAVSTWPELLTHPRFPVDVVLLDLDLKDNLPISLKLSMLKTTGVPTVLMSTYSEPNVVREALASGALGYLVKSEDASMIVDAIRLAADGQSYISSELDLAINSTDVGGVPKLSAQERRVMALYGGGEPVKSVAYSLGISEETAKSYLKRIREKYRVAGFDVGTKVALRKRAIQDGILLQGE; encoded by the coding sequence ATGCTGCTCGGGGCCCTGACCGAGTGGATCCGCAACGCCGCGTCCGACATCGAGATGGTCGCCGCCGTGTCCACCTGGCCGGAGCTGCTCACGCACCCGCGCTTCCCCGTCGACGTCGTGCTGCTCGACCTCGACCTCAAGGACAACCTGCCGATCTCGCTCAAGCTCTCGATGCTGAAGACCACGGGCGTGCCGACGGTGCTCATGAGCACCTACTCCGAGCCCAACGTGGTGCGCGAGGCGCTGGCCTCGGGCGCGCTCGGCTACCTCGTGAAGAGCGAGGACGCGAGCATGATCGTCGACGCCATCCGCCTGGCCGCCGACGGCCAGTCCTACATCTCGAGCGAGCTCGACCTCGCCATCAACAGCACCGACGTCGGCGGCGTCCCCAAGCTCAGCGCGCAGGAGCGCCGGGTCATGGCGCTCTACGGCGGCGGCGAGCCCGTCAAGTCCGTGGCCTACAGCCTCGGCATCTCCGAGGAGACGGCGAAGTCGTACCTCAAGCGGATCCGCGAGAAGTACCGCGTCGCGGGCTTCGACGTGGGCACGAAGGTGGCGCTGCGGAAGCGCGCGATCCAGGACGGCATCCTGCTCCAGGGCGAGTGA
- the metX gene encoding homoserine O-acetyltransferase MetX has translation MDWQTPEDTVPSSLVTDAQIRSLIGRPPASGAWREGDPVADRLFASVGDVELEAGGRIPSVRVAYETFGERDEDGRNAVLVLHALTGDSHLRGPAGPGQPTGGWWSGIVGPGLAIDTDRWFVVAPNMLGGCQGTTGPASLAPDGVEWADRFPFITVRDQVAVQAALADALGIDVWAAVVGGSMGGMQALEWGVGHPDRMRRLAVLAAPALASADQIALNSVQAEAIRMDPAYRDGDYFDAADGDGPHRGLALARRMALLNYRSPDELNQRFARSWQSGISPMGDAGRYAVESYLDFHGNKFTRRFDATSYIRLIDAMSSHDVGRGRGGIPAALARIRAATLVLGIDSDRLFPVDDQRLVARHVPGSIDGGEVVVISSDYGHDGFLIEGEAVGRELARLLATDA, from the coding sequence ATGGACTGGCAGACACCCGAGGACACCGTCCCGTCGAGCCTCGTGACGGACGCGCAGATCCGCTCCCTGATCGGCCGGCCCCCGGCATCCGGGGCGTGGCGCGAGGGCGACCCCGTCGCCGACCGGCTCTTCGCGTCGGTCGGCGACGTCGAGCTCGAGGCGGGCGGACGGATCCCGTCCGTCCGCGTCGCCTACGAGACCTTCGGCGAACGCGACGAAGACGGGCGGAACGCGGTCCTCGTCCTCCACGCGCTCACGGGCGACAGCCACCTCCGCGGCCCGGCCGGCCCCGGGCAGCCGACGGGCGGCTGGTGGTCCGGCATCGTCGGGCCCGGGCTCGCGATCGACACCGACCGCTGGTTCGTCGTCGCCCCGAACATGCTCGGGGGGTGCCAGGGCACGACGGGTCCGGCGTCGCTCGCGCCCGACGGCGTCGAGTGGGCGGACCGCTTCCCCTTCATCACCGTCCGCGACCAGGTCGCCGTGCAGGCCGCCCTCGCGGACGCGCTCGGGATCGACGTCTGGGCGGCGGTCGTCGGCGGGTCCATGGGCGGGATGCAGGCGCTCGAGTGGGGCGTCGGCCACCCCGACCGGATGCGGCGGCTCGCGGTGCTCGCGGCCCCCGCCCTCGCGAGCGCCGACCAGATCGCGCTCAACTCCGTGCAGGCCGAGGCGATCCGGATGGATCCCGCCTACCGGGACGGCGACTACTTCGACGCCGCCGACGGCGACGGGCCGCACCGCGGGCTCGCGCTCGCCCGCCGCATGGCGCTCCTCAACTACCGCAGCCCGGACGAGCTCAACCAGCGGTTCGCGCGCTCGTGGCAGAGCGGGATCAGCCCCATGGGCGACGCGGGACGGTACGCGGTGGAGTCGTACCTCGACTTCCACGGCAACAAGTTCACGCGCCGCTTCGACGCGACGAGCTACATCCGCCTGATCGACGCGATGAGCTCGCACGACGTCGGCCGGGGTCGCGGCGGCATCCCCGCGGCGCTCGCCCGGATCCGCGCCGCGACGCTCGTGCTCGGGATCGACAGCGACCGCCTCTTCCCCGTGGACGACCAGCGGCTCGTCGCGCGGCACGTCCCGGGCTCGATCGACGGCGGCGAGGTCGTGGTGATCTCCTCCGACTACGGGCACGACGGCTTCCTCATCGAGGGCGAGGCCGTGGGCCGCGAGCTGGCCCGGCTCCTGGCGACGGACGCCTAG
- a CDS encoding response regulator transcription factor, with amino-acid sequence MSRRPPHATGQGHRVRVALVDDHVLLLDGLSARLSRPRTGVDVVATSPTWIGLIRDDRFPDAFDVVVLDLALRDDVPVAQKIRTLAGAGLTSVLLSTHADASTIHGAMRAGAAAVVPKAESSEELIATIHAAADGTPRQTTLVQRAMQDFHAAEDPRLGQQEQRALVLYAGGRSIRDVAEAMGTTEETVKSYIKRGRRKYLHAGTDLGTKLLLRRHAIRHGWISPE; translated from the coding sequence ATGAGCCGACGGCCGCCGCACGCGACGGGTCAGGGCCACCGGGTCCGCGTGGCCCTCGTGGACGACCACGTCCTGCTGCTCGACGGGCTGAGCGCGCGGCTGTCGCGGCCGCGCACCGGGGTCGACGTCGTCGCGACGTCGCCCACCTGGATCGGGCTGATCCGGGACGACCGCTTCCCCGACGCGTTCGACGTCGTGGTCCTCGACCTGGCGCTGCGCGACGACGTGCCGGTGGCGCAGAAGATCCGGACGCTCGCCGGCGCCGGCCTGACCTCCGTCCTGCTCAGCACGCACGCCGACGCGTCGACGATCCACGGGGCCATGCGGGCGGGCGCCGCCGCGGTCGTGCCGAAGGCGGAGTCGTCGGAGGAGCTGATCGCGACCATCCACGCCGCCGCGGACGGCACGCCCCGGCAGACGACGCTCGTGCAGCGGGCGATGCAGGACTTCCACGCCGCGGAGGACCCGCGCCTCGGCCAGCAGGAGCAGCGCGCGCTCGTGCTCTACGCGGGCGGCCGGTCGATCCGCGACGTCGCGGAGGCCATGGGCACGACGGAGGAGACCGTCAAGTCGTACATCAAGCGCGGCCGGCGGAAGTACCTGCACGCCGGCACGGACCTCGGCACGAAGCTGCTGCTGCGACGCCACGCCATCCGCCACGGCTGGATCTCCCCGGAGTAG
- a CDS encoding sensor histidine kinase has translation MDRMKRERERLLQRTARVYGLCFTAVAAACILLPGELSLPVEAASVALLAVLGVAQWRLGAAAGRRWMVAVVLAGIAAMVVAQLGGRSASSLTALTHVSAGSVGSLALLETMGHGRLRIVVAAFALTSVAAVGASWGTPAFPYVVLVHVFGWLLVAILGYWLSVAVRRVGRRITDIGRAHRAERLASELEAQRRQGARLLHDTVLATLTLLAHSGVGVTPQAMRQQAADDARLLRQLRLGANPTPQASGGYTLEPVEQSVLGNTLESVKQRFGRMGLEVSWHGTGQVLLPSDILDAFLLSLAECLENVRRHAGVTEAHVTITDDDTTVRAMVTDAGVGFDLSHVDPAKLGFKESVVARLKDVGGNARLFSSPGSGTTVVLEVPK, from the coding sequence ATGGATCGCATGAAGCGCGAGCGCGAGCGCCTGCTGCAGAGGACGGCGCGCGTGTACGGCCTGTGCTTCACGGCCGTCGCCGCCGCGTGCATCCTGCTGCCGGGCGAGCTGTCGCTGCCCGTCGAGGCCGCGAGCGTCGCCCTCCTCGCCGTCCTCGGCGTCGCGCAGTGGCGCCTCGGTGCCGCCGCCGGCCGCCGCTGGATGGTCGCGGTCGTGCTCGCGGGCATCGCCGCCATGGTCGTCGCGCAGCTCGGCGGTCGGAGCGCCTCCTCGCTCACCGCGCTCACCCACGTCTCCGCCGGATCCGTCGGGTCGCTCGCCCTCCTGGAGACCATGGGGCACGGGCGGCTCCGCATCGTCGTGGCCGCGTTCGCGCTCACGAGCGTCGCGGCGGTCGGGGCGTCCTGGGGCACCCCGGCGTTCCCGTACGTCGTGCTCGTGCACGTGTTCGGGTGGCTGCTCGTCGCGATCCTCGGCTACTGGCTGAGCGTCGCGGTCCGGCGCGTCGGCCGGCGCATCACCGACATCGGCCGCGCCCACCGCGCCGAGCGGCTGGCCAGCGAGCTCGAGGCCCAGCGCCGCCAGGGTGCGCGCCTGCTCCACGACACCGTGCTCGCGACCCTCACCCTCCTCGCGCACTCGGGCGTCGGCGTCACCCCGCAGGCCATGCGCCAGCAGGCCGCCGACGACGCGCGGCTCCTCCGCCAGCTGCGGCTCGGGGCCAACCCGACGCCGCAGGCCTCCGGCGGGTACACGCTGGAGCCCGTGGAGCAGTCGGTGCTCGGGAACACGCTGGAGTCCGTGAAGCAGCGCTTCGGGCGGATGGGCCTCGAGGTCAGCTGGCACGGGACCGGGCAGGTGCTGCTGCCGAGCGACATCCTCGACGCCTTCCTCCTCTCCCTCGCCGAGTGCCTCGAGAACGTGCGGCGGCACGCGGGCGTGACCGAGGCGCACGTCACCATCACCGACGACGACACGACCGTGCGGGCCATGGTCACCGACGCGGGCGTGGGCTTCGACCTCTCGCACGTGGATCCGGCGAAGCTCGGCTTCAAGGAGTCGGTGGTCGCGCGGCTCAAGGACGTGGGCGGCAACGCGCGCCTGTTCTCCTCGCCCGGGTCCGGCACCACCGTCGTGCTGGAGGTGCCGAAGTGA
- a CDS encoding MFS transporter: protein MNPPISGRATLSPARVRVALLALAMGGFAIGTTEFVAMGLLPQLAADLLPEVAARSTEAANAQAGTLISAYALGVVVGAPTIAAASARAPRRKLLLWLLLAFTLGTVLSAILPSFGLVVLARFVAGLPHGAYFGIASLVAAQLMGEGKRARGVAFVLAGLTIANVIGVPIVTWIGQHAGWRVAYLVVAAIFAATFVAVFLAVPAQDGNPEATLRRELRAFTRLQVWLALLIGAIGFGGFFAVYTFVSPMVTDITGLPEWSVPLALVVVGLGMTTGNLVGGWWADRDVRTSLLSLFGLLIASLVGLVLTATNPVGLFAFLFLIGGSAAALSPGIQIRLMDVAHDSQSIAAALNHSALNTGNAVGAALGGVTVAAGLGYTSPALVGVGLSVAGLLIALASFGLDRRRRGARGPVDGPRPSTQPIGIGG, encoded by the coding sequence GTGAATCCCCCCATCTCCGGGCGGGCGACCCTGTCGCCGGCCCGCGTCCGCGTCGCCCTGCTCGCCCTCGCGATGGGCGGGTTCGCCATCGGCACCACGGAGTTCGTCGCGATGGGACTGCTGCCGCAGCTCGCGGCCGACCTGCTGCCGGAGGTGGCCGCCCGCTCGACCGAGGCCGCGAACGCGCAGGCCGGCACGCTCATCAGCGCCTACGCCCTCGGCGTGGTGGTGGGGGCGCCGACCATCGCGGCCGCGTCGGCGCGGGCGCCGCGACGGAAGCTCCTGCTCTGGCTGCTCCTCGCGTTCACGCTCGGCACGGTGCTGAGCGCGATCCTGCCGAGCTTCGGCCTCGTGGTCCTCGCCCGCTTCGTCGCGGGCCTGCCGCACGGGGCGTACTTCGGCATCGCGTCGCTCGTCGCCGCCCAGCTGATGGGGGAGGGCAAGCGGGCGCGCGGGGTCGCGTTCGTCCTCGCCGGGCTCACGATCGCCAACGTGATCGGCGTCCCGATCGTCACCTGGATCGGCCAGCACGCCGGCTGGCGCGTCGCCTACCTGGTGGTCGCCGCGATCTTCGCCGCGACCTTCGTCGCGGTCTTCCTCGCCGTGCCCGCGCAGGACGGCAACCCCGAGGCGACCCTCCGCCGGGAGCTCCGCGCCTTCACGCGCCTGCAGGTCTGGCTCGCGCTCCTCATCGGCGCGATCGGCTTCGGCGGGTTCTTCGCGGTCTACACGTTCGTGTCGCCGATGGTCACGGACATCACCGGGCTGCCGGAGTGGTCGGTGCCGCTCGCGCTCGTGGTGGTCGGCCTCGGCATGACGACCGGCAACCTCGTCGGCGGCTGGTGGGCGGACCGCGACGTGCGGACGTCGCTGCTGTCGCTGTTCGGCCTGCTGATCGCGTCGCTCGTGGGGCTCGTGCTCACGGCGACGAACCCCGTCGGCCTCTTCGCGTTCCTGTTCCTCATCGGCGGGTCGGCGGCGGCGCTGTCGCCGGGCATCCAGATCCGGCTGATGGACGTGGCGCACGACTCGCAGTCCATCGCCGCGGCGCTCAACCACTCGGCCCTCAACACGGGCAACGCGGTCGGCGCGGCCCTCGGCGGCGTGACCGTGGCGGCCGGACTCGGCTACACCTCGCCCGCGCTGGTGGGCGTGGGGCTGAGCGTGGCGGGCCTCCTCATCGCGCTGGCGAGCTTCGGGCTCGACCGGCGGCGACGCGGGGCCCGCGGGCCGGTCGACGGGCCGCGTCCGTCGACGCAGCCGATCGGCATCGGGGGCTGA
- a CDS encoding SDR family NAD(P)-dependent oxidoreductase, with protein MSTAKRVVVTGASSGIGAATVRLFRSRGWDVVGVARREDRLRALAEETGASYAVADLTVQADVDALRDHLRETGDVHALVNNAGGAVGTDSVEGGSAADWAWMYEINVLAVQRVTSALLPLLRAGVPEGGSADLVTVSSIAAHVPYEGGGGYNAAKAAVHAMLGVLRLELAGEPIRVIEIAPGQVRTEEFSLVRFGGDRAKADAVYDGVPGPLTAEDVADAIVHAVELPPHVNVDLLTLKPVAQAAPHKLVRKPLAVREELTDRG; from the coding sequence ATGTCCACAGCCAAGAGGGTCGTCGTCACGGGTGCGAGCTCGGGGATCGGCGCCGCCACCGTCCGCCTGTTCCGGAGCCGGGGGTGGGACGTCGTCGGCGTCGCCCGCCGCGAGGACCGCCTGCGGGCGCTCGCCGAGGAGACGGGCGCCTCCTACGCGGTCGCGGACCTCACCGTCCAAGCCGACGTCGATGCCCTGCGCGACCACCTCCGCGAGACGGGCGACGTGCACGCGCTCGTCAACAACGCCGGGGGAGCCGTCGGCACCGACTCGGTCGAGGGCGGATCCGCTGCCGACTGGGCCTGGATGTACGAGATCAACGTGCTCGCCGTGCAGCGCGTGACGAGCGCGCTGCTGCCGCTGCTCCGCGCGGGCGTCCCGGAGGGCGGGAGCGCCGACCTCGTGACGGTCAGCTCGATCGCCGCGCACGTGCCCTACGAGGGCGGCGGCGGGTACAACGCCGCGAAGGCCGCCGTGCACGCGATGCTCGGCGTGCTGCGCCTGGAGCTCGCGGGCGAGCCCATCCGCGTCATCGAGATCGCGCCCGGCCAGGTGCGCACCGAGGAGTTCTCGCTCGTGCGCTTCGGGGGAGACCGGGCGAAGGCGGATGCCGTGTACGACGGCGTCCCCGGCCCGCTCACCGCGGAGGACGTGGCCGACGCCATCGTCCACGCGGTCGAGCTGCCGCCGCACGTGAACGTCGACCTGCTGACCCTCAAGCCCGTCGCGCAGGCCGCCCCGCACAAGCTCGTGCGGAAGCCGCTGGCCGTGCGCGAGGAGCTGACCGACCGCGGCTGA
- a CDS encoding TerC family protein — protein sequence MPLVLPPLFEIVSLTILVVVLVADLLIVYRRPHVPSTKESALWVAFYVGLALVFAVIMLIVGGPEHAGQFVAGWLTEYSLSIDNLFVFVIIMGRFSVPRKYQQEVLMVGIIIALVLRGIFILLGAELIESYSWIFYIFGAFLLYTAVKQAVGDEDEDSEDSLFIRFLRRRLKIAPDFDGSKVRTVIDGRKVLTPMVIVFVSIGTTDLIFALDSIPAIFGITESPFIVFTANIFALMGLRQLYFLLGGLLDRLVYLKYGIAFILFFIGVKLVLHALHENTLPFVNGGQGIEWAPEIPTVVSLVVILASMLVATVASLVKMRADGTPVTGAGAEAASVERADEDRSER from the coding sequence GTGCCCCTGGTCCTCCCACCCCTGTTCGAGATCGTCTCGTTGACGATCCTGGTCGTCGTCCTCGTCGCCGACCTGCTCATCGTGTACCGGCGCCCGCACGTGCCGTCCACGAAGGAGTCGGCCCTCTGGGTCGCGTTCTACGTGGGCCTCGCGCTGGTGTTCGCGGTCATCATGCTCATCGTCGGCGGGCCCGAGCACGCGGGCCAGTTCGTGGCGGGCTGGCTCACCGAGTACAGCCTCAGCATCGACAACCTGTTCGTCTTCGTCATCATCATGGGGCGCTTCAGCGTGCCCCGGAAGTACCAGCAGGAGGTGCTGATGGTGGGCATCATCATCGCGCTGGTGCTGCGCGGGATCTTCATCCTCCTGGGCGCCGAGCTCATCGAGAGCTACAGCTGGATCTTCTACATCTTCGGCGCGTTCCTCCTCTACACGGCCGTCAAGCAGGCGGTGGGCGACGAGGACGAGGACAGCGAGGACTCGCTCTTCATCCGGTTCCTCCGCCGGCGCCTCAAGATCGCGCCGGACTTCGACGGCTCCAAGGTGCGCACGGTCATCGACGGCCGCAAGGTGCTCACGCCGATGGTGATCGTGTTCGTCTCGATCGGCACCACGGACCTGATCTTCGCGCTCGACTCGATCCCGGCCATCTTCGGCATCACCGAGTCGCCGTTCATCGTCTTCACCGCGAACATCTTCGCCCTGATGGGCCTCCGCCAGCTCTACTTCCTGCTGGGCGGGCTGCTCGACCGGCTCGTGTACCTCAAGTACGGGATCGCGTTCATCCTCTTCTTCATCGGCGTGAAGCTCGTGCTGCACGCCTTGCACGAGAACACCCTGCCGTTCGTCAACGGCGGGCAGGGGATCGAGTGGGCGCCCGAGATCCCGACCGTGGTGAGCCTCGTGGTGATCCTCGCCTCGATGCTGGTCGCGACGGTCGCGAGCCTCGTCAAGATGCGCGCGGACGGCACGCCCGTCACCGGCGCCGGCGCGGAGGCCGCGTCGGTCGAGCGCGCCGACGAGGACCGGTCCGAGCGGTGA